The stretch of DNA TCAAATGGACTTAATGGAGCCTGTGAAAATGGAATGAAGGGAGTAAAGAAGACTCACTTGTACTTTTGGTTGCCTCGGATCACGAACCTGTCCCAACTGTCTGTATGTTCTACAGAGACTCCAAAACGTTCCATTAACTTTATTGTCATCTCTACATATGGAACAGAAATCAATTTATCGATGATTTCAACTTCCACATCTCCGAGGCCTAGAGGAGTAGCCATGAGCAACGCAGTCAAATATTGACTACTAACTGATCCAGAGAGCTTTACCTGCACATATGATGTATAggacataaataaataaaaaagtttCAAGATTCTAGTTCTCACAAGTCACAAATTAGATGATTGCATCACCTATAGCTAGACCAAAGTACCCCTTGGACTTTGGTAATCAACTTTGACCGCTATTTTCTCACAATAAACAAATGACtttttttataaaataatatGAAAACTGTTGGTTCTGACAAATCAAACACGCCCGAATTTAGTATTGTTCTCTACATATATTTGGAGTGAAAGAGAAATTAATAGTTAAAGTTGACCATCAAAGTCAAAACGAGATAAAATAAACGGGGCGGATGTGGTATAAGATAATCAGTCATGATGATCAAATATCCAAATACCATTACTGATTGGGCATGTATGCAGTAACATCTTTTTCTCTATCACCATAAGCAAAGCATACCACAGTTTATCAAGAATTTGGGGTCCACGAATGGAACTTACCTTGCCCCCAGGAAGACCCCCTTTAGCATTTACACGAACAGGAGGACAATTTGTACCAAGAAAACAATCAACATCAGCGCCCAGTTGCTTGAGTCCTGCTACGAGATCCCCAATTGGTCGCTCCCTCATTCTTGGTACTCCATCAAGTACATAGCTGAAAAAAACcaacataaacaataataaagtttCACCCTTTGCTTGGATACAAAAATGAAGAGATAGGGAGGGAGAAAGTTTTCCCCAATTTTTTTACCCAAACAATGGGAATTGTCTCCCTCCAAATCCCCcgcctccctttccctccaaattttcCCCTATCCCAAACAAAGCCTTAGTTCCAACAGAATTTGACTTCATAATTTCCGAGTACATTAACGATTATGGAATGTAGCCAACAATGAAAAAATAAAGGAAGTATCAGAATCACAATGAATCTAAGAATCTATTTTTTGTCAAATAGGCGTTAGGATCATAAGATTTCGGGATATCATGATTATACAGACCTAGCTTCCCCTCCAGCAACAGTAACAGCAGCTGTCAAAGGCCGCATGGCTGTTCCTGCATTACCAAGGAAAAGTTCAATCTCTCTCTTTGAATCTTTACCAACAGGGAATGCACCACCACAGCCTTCCACAATTGCCCTTTTTGTTCCACTATCATCCTCTACTTTTAATCCAAGAGTCCTCAAAGCATCAAGCATGTAACGGATATCATCACTGTATAGCAAGTTGTCAAGAATGGTTGTCCCCTGAGGCATGATCGAGTTAAAACGTCAGAAAGTAGAAGGGAAAGGAGATAAAGTTAGGGGGGATAAAATAAGAAAAGGACAAACTAGATTCTGACCAAACATAAGTACAATTACTCAAGAGGAGTATAACAAAGCATGGCATCGACTATTCGACATCAAGTCATTCTCATTCCCACCACACATTAGTCCTTTGGAAAGTGATAGAGTACATCCTCTCATTTGTCAAATGCAGAAGATTTTTAGCATTGGTCCTTTACTTTTGCTCTAATGAAAAAAGTTAGCTATGGAGATCGATGCTTCGTAATGTCGTATAGGAAGGTCTACAACTTTGACCCATCTTTAACTATCCCAAAGAAACCCCAAGTAGACATGCAAAACCGACAGGACTCCAATGACCAGAGCAGAACAACCCGAAGAATGAACTGACATAGTGGCCCGGAAATGACCTTTCCTAAATGGCTTGAATTGACTGATACCCGTATGAAATTATACCTATTTTTTCTCCATAACAAATGCCAACCTTAATAAAGGTGACCAAAAGTTGCCCAACTCAAATCGAATAACCCATTGTAAGGATTTGTAACCACTCAACCTGAACAGACATACCTGAATCGACACAATTTACACACTTGAAATAGACTTAAAGTCGAAGCGACTTGCTCTATACAAAGCGAACCATGTGAATTGACCTAATCCAAAGATCTGAACTGACACAAGCCGAAAGGTCTCGTCTTGACTAATGAATAAGGCTTGCACAAAAGGGTATGTGAGGATGAGTTTGACAGGCTAGTGCTGCTGCCGAACATAAACCTTTGTACTATTCATCACAATCATCGAGAGTGCATGGATGCTTCATATGCAGCCTATGAGCTAAACGCAGCACGAAATGGCGAACACACTAACCCATGGGTTACTTTTCCATTGGACTAAATATCACATGGTAAACTCTGAGGCTTCTGGAGATAGCGGCATGGACTTGCCACTACCCTCATCTCATATCTCCTAAGCATGAATTTTCTGAATGGTCCATTAAACGGGGAATATGTTCACCAAAAGGAGACTGGAAACTCAGAAAGTATTTAACTAAAAGGAGAAGCAGGAGATCCTTATTGCGTGGAAAAGAACGTGGTGACACTGTCTTTTCGCGCCTTCTAAGAGTACTATGATCACTCAAACCCATTCCAAAAGAGGCCAAAGctaaaaactaaaaaaaatgaaaagaaaaaatcaTTCTatcttctaatctctctttagcATGAGCTATAGATAGGGCAAGTGGGAAATTATATCTTATAAATACAGTCTAAAGTATGTGGATGGCAACAATTCACTTCGAATACCAATCAGTAGGTCCTTCTCAATGTCTCTATCTTGAATTCAAGGCAAAGCCAGGCTCAAGCTAATTCAGTCAgctaaaacgcgaaaacaaggtaTTAACCGGACAAAATCCTGTAATTGTCAATACACGAATACATGATGAGTTGCATATAAATACTACTTTTGCTAAAATAAAAAAACTGTACAACCAAGGTAATCGAATTCGACATATAATTAGGCAAACTGGGGAATTCCATCACAACAACAAACCCATTCGATCTCAAATCTCGATCATCTTCTCTAATCTACCCTGACATTATTTCACCAACAGATACCATTTTTCTTCAATCAAGAAAAAGTTGCTTTTCCATAAATGTACAGTCTAAGAGCTCAAAATCTTCCAAAAACACATTCAAGTATTCAtagcatacaaaaaaaaaaaactataaataAAAAAACACACTAACACCTCATAAATTCATGAAATTAAGATCAAACAATTGGTCTCTTTTAAGAGGGACATATCCGTCTTAATATCAAAACGGGTCCTACACCCCACTTGGATAGATAAGACAAACATTTTGCTAGTGTCTAGACATTATGCTTTTGTTTCATTTACCTATTTGACCCGTGTTAAGATTAAGACGGATATAATATGCCGGTTTTAAACAAAAAATTGCAAAATCAAAATGAAGAATCATTACCTCAGAAAGAGCAGCAAGAAGAAGAATTCTATTGGACAAAGACTTAGAGCCAGGCAAATTAACAGTACCAGAGATTTCTTTAATAGGCTGCAACACAATTTGAGGATGAATTGAGGGTTTCTCAGCCGAAACAGCAGCAACTGAAGCTCTAACTTTGAAAACTGATGAATACCCACCAATCAAATCACAGTTTAAAGACTGAAATTTTTGTAAAGATCTAAACTTTGATCCAAAATTGAGAGTTTTGATTGATTTGGGAATGTGGGTTTTGGGTAAATTGGGGAATATTTGTCTTGATTGGACTCCATTGTTGATGGTTGTAGCTTGAGCCATCCTTGTTTTGATTGTGTTTTAAGTGTTTGTGTTTatcaaaagagagaaagagagatggTATTGATGAGGGAAGTTTAAGGAGTTAAGAATGAAGAATGGAGAAAAGGAGGATTAATGGATGATGATGATTTGACTCGACTCTCACCTACCCAAGTTTTGGTGAAGAGAAAAAATGGTGGTTggcaaatgtttttttttttaatcttaaatatttattcccttctcttccactctctcctatttatatttcTTCCGTCcgattatttatttacctttgattttgTCACAAAATGTAAATAGAGACTTATAGAGGAGTGAACCAATTATGAGAGGATAAGTATACCAAATTGAATGTGAAAGATTGAGTTACTCATCAAAACATTCCTGGAATAAAAAGGCAAACAATTGACCGAGATGcccaaaaataaaaataggtAAACAATGAACCGTAATGAAAGGAGTGTTAGGATCTTCACCATTGACAATAGTAAATAATTCTTTCGTCTTTGTTTCAAAAGGTAAATTAAAAAAGTTGTTTGGTTGATCGAGTAACTTAGTTTTCCTAAGAACTTTACCGTAGAAATTAAATTCCACAAGACAATGACCAAGTGGGATTAGGTGCTACATTACATTATGTGTGCATTAGGAATCCTCGAGAAGTTCAAATTCCACATTTTTCAAAATTTATGGCAACTAAACAATTCATGTTTTTTTAAAGAAAATGATAATGTCACTATACATTTTATTAATGGCACAACAATGCAAGCTAAGTGTAAGTTTAAGGGTATGTTACTATTCACAATTTTACAAATATGAGTGACATTAGTAATTTCAGAGTGACATTATGTCTTCCCTTTTTTAAAATTATGAGATGAGATTTTTCTAATTCTTATGTTTTTCAAGTAGCAATCAAACGATTTAGAGTTTAAGAAGTTTGCTCTATTCTCATTAGTGAAAATCGAACGAATTGACTCATGTTTAAAAACTTCCAGTTAATCCTCTTtattttcttccattttctcttGATGCCTCGCAAGTTTTTGTCTACGGTTTAACTTGACTAATAACAATTTGATAGACAAGGAGGaataatattttaatataattATGTGGCATAGAATTAAATGAAATTGAATAAAATAGAGGGAAGGtataaagaaaatttaaatcaaagaAATTAGGTTTAAGTTTGAATGGAAAAATATTATTGATATATTTCATCGATGTAAGAAGGTGACAAGTGGAAGTCGGGACTTTATAAATTTCCTGTAAAAAGAGTTGGACTTGAGTCACTAAAACTCTTTTTTGGTCCTTGATGAGGGGTATAAACCTAAAATTTAGTTAAATGACTTTTTTGGTCCTTGATGAGAGATGGAATAAACCTAAAATTTAGCTGAATGATGTTTGATTGCTAGGTACATAAGATAAGCCAAGTATAAACTTGGTCATTTTCACTAAATATGATTCTTGTGAAAGAATTGTGAGTTGGATAATAATCAACATAAAAGTGGTCTCTTAATAATTTAGTAAAAAATCGTCTCTTTAAAATTTTAGTgtattttaaaatttaaattacTCTTTCATTTTCTAAGAGGATATGCCAATGAATTCTTTACAATATTTAGTGATTCTTCAATATAAGCAAGTAATTAAGTCAAATTCTCGTTATATAGTTGTTGGTATTTGGTAGGTAAAGAAGGACTACCTTATGCAAATTGAGCCTAACATGTGAATTATAATGGGTGGCTTTGGCTCTCATGATCCCTCACCTACCGCATGTTTTTCATGAGTGAAAGACTCCACCACACACTTAGTTGTAGGGCCTACCTCACACAATCCTTATTTTCAACCCAAATTATGGAATAAGACGGTTTAACATTGTAAAATGGTCTATtcttatactcgtaaaaatttagaTATTTCCA from Silene latifolia isolate original U9 population chromosome 10, ASM4854445v1, whole genome shotgun sequence encodes:
- the LOC141605193 gene encoding 3-phosphoshikimate 1-carboxyvinyltransferase 2, whose amino-acid sequence is MAQATTINNGVQSRQIFPNLPKTHIPKSIKTLNFGSKFRSLQKFQSLNCDLIGGYSSVFKVRASVAAVSAEKPSIHPQIVLQPIKEISGTVNLPGSKSLSNRILLLAALSEGTTILDNLLYSDDIRYMLDALRTLGLKVEDDSGTKRAIVEGCGGAFPVGKDSKREIELFLGNAGTAMRPLTAAVTVAGGEASYVLDGVPRMRERPIGDLVAGLKQLGADVDCFLGTNCPPVRVNAKGGLPGGKVKLSGSVSSQYLTALLMATPLGLGDVEVEIIDKLISVPYVEMTIKLMERFGVSVEHTDSWDRFVIRGNQKYKSPGNAYVEGDASSASYFLAGAAVTGGTVTVEGCGTSSLQGDVKFAEVLEMMGCKVSWTENSVTVTGPPRDSSGRKHLRAVDVNMNKMPDVAMTLAVVALYADGPTTIRDVASWRVKETERMIAICTELRKLGATVEEGSDYCVITPPEKLNVTSIDTYDDHRMAMAFSLAACADVPVTINDPGCTRKTFPDYFEVLERFAKH